The Myxocyprinus asiaticus isolate MX2 ecotype Aquarium Trade chromosome 6, UBuf_Myxa_2, whole genome shotgun sequence region cgagggactgctgcattatctaccttacagaaacttggatgtctgcagagattccagactcagccatcgaacccgcagggttctctgtgcaccgaacggacagagcgaaagacctctcaagtaaaagcagaggtggtggtgtatgttttatgatcaacaaatcctggtgtgatcagaggaatgtacattctatcaagtctttctgctctcctgatctggaatttctcatgcttctgtgtcgaccattctggctaccgagggaattcacagcggtcattatcacagctgtgtacatcccgccacaagccgacacagaccgggcactcaaggaactgtatgggattataagcagacaggaaactgcgcaccatgaggccacgttcattgtgaccggggactttaacaaagccaatctcaaatcagtcacaccaaaataacaccaacacatcagtttcaacacatgaggggaccgggttttggaccattgctactctcccttccggcaTGGCTACAAATCcatcccccgcccaccatttggcagatcagaccactcttccattctgcttctgcccacttacaggcagaaactgaaacaggaagcacccaccctcagaacgatccagtgctggtcggaccaatcagactctatgctacaagactgttttgatcacgcggactgggagatgtttcggtgacaacatcgagcttaatgctgatagtgtaatgtgtttcatcagaaagtgcatagaggatgttgttcagACCAAaccaatacggatctaccccaaccagaaaccttggattaatagcgatgttcacgcggcacttgatgtgcggacctccgcctTTAATttcgggaacgtggaggagcataaacaagccagttatgacctccacaaaactatcagagcagcaaaatgccagtacaggaacaagattgaaggacagtttaacaccaccaactctagaagcatgtggcagggaattaatatcatcacagactttaaagggaataaaaactccactgtgaacaccgctgcctctctcccggatgagctaaatactttttatgcttgttttgagggaaataacaccgccctcgcggagagagctctcacggccgaagctacagaggttagttcactctccgtctctgtagcggatgtaacccgatccttctgacagatgaatatccgtaaagccgtgggtccggatggcattccgggccatgtcatcaaagcatgcgcgaaccaactggctggtgtttttacggacattttcaacctttccctctccttgtctgtggtccccacatgcttcaaaacgtccaccattgtgcctgtaccaaagcaaaccaaaatcacttgcttaaatgactggcgtcctgttgctctgacccccatcatcagcaaatgctttgagagactaatcagagattacatctgctctgtgctgcctccctcactggacccattgcagtttgcttaccgcaacaactgctccactgatgatgccattgcatctacactacacactgctctctcccacctggaaaaaaggaacatttatgtgagaatgctgtttgtaaacTACacaatagtgccctccaagcttgatgtgaaactccgggctctgggcttaaacagctcactgtgcagctggatcctggacttcctgtcaagcagatgccaggtggttagaatgggcagtaacatctcctcatcactgaccctcaacattggagccccacagggctgtgttctcagcccactcctgtattccctgtacacacatgactgtgtggcaacacatagctccaaagccatcattaagtttgctgatgatacgacggtggtaggtctgatcactgacaatgatgaaacagcctacagagagaaggtgcacactctgacacgctggtgtcaggagcacaacctcttcctcaatgtcagcaagacaaaggagcttgtggtggacttcaggagaagagaaagagaacacagccccatcaccatcaagggagcaccagtggagagagtcagcagcttcaagttccttggtgtccacatcactgaggaactgacatggtctgtccacactgaggccattgtgaagaaggttcaTCAGTGCCTaatcttcctgagatggctgaggaagtttggaatgaaccgccacatcctcacacagtactacaccagcactgtagagagcatcctgactggctgcatctccgcctggtacggcaatagcaccgcccacaaccgcaaagccctgcaaagggtggtccaaactgccagacacatcatcggaggtgagcttccctccctccaggacatatataccaggcggtgtgtgaaaaaagctgccctcactgctaccatcaggcaggtggtatcgcagcatcaggacccgcaccaaccgacttcatgacagcttcttctcccaagcaatcagacttttgaactcttgatctctcacgatcaatatacatcagcactgcactttattaatcttatatctcacactgtactgtcataaattatattctctcttaataacacactggcaactgactatcaaccgacagcctgaatgtcaatacagtacaatacaacctactgtacattatatatattctatatatacttttttttattgaataatgtgtatctatattgtgtgtactgtatattgtacagtgtatgttattatttgtatattgtgttgtgtgtaattatgtgtatattagattttaaattgtgttgtgtaaatctgatgtttattgtaaattggtatatgtctcatcactgttatgactgctatgttgctcggaactgcacccaagaatttcacatgctattgcacttgtgtatatggttgtgtgacaataaaagtgatttgatttgatttgatttgatgtatatatatatatttataatcatgAAAAATGGGTTTTAAAACATCTGTATTCTAGGAGCAAGAGAAgtattttgtattaaatatttttaatttcttgATATATTTAAGGCTTGATGATGCGCAAAtatgaatgcagggatctcaagatgtgtttttctaagcttcaaactatgtttaacttgacacagcgaccttaaaatggtatgtttatgacgcaacacAAATGAGACACTACAAAAGCATCTGACGCAGGTGtgcattgacgcgtccttagaaaaggcctaataataaatatatcttggactgattgacgaattcaattgcaaaatggattgtgttgtgtaaaatgaattttaggccaatgataggcagatgacataagttcaataatatggaaataaacaaaatattgcatactAAGCCACgttttgaattgtctttttggtaacactttacaataaggttccattcattaatattagttaatgcattaggtatcatgaacaaacagttaacaatatattgtttacagcattattatctttgttaatattagttaataaaaatacaattgttaattgtaagttcatgttagttcagagtgcatttactaatgttaacaaacacaacgtttgatttgagaaatgtattagtatatgttgaaattaacattaacattgattaataaaagctgtaaaagtattgcgcattgttagttcatgttaactaatgttattaactaatgttaacaacagaaccttattgtaaaatgttacgtCTTTTTTAATGCGTTACTCGTGTGCcaaaatgatgtaatgcattttaattatctacagtatattatattttttttataatattttatttataatgatttaaatataactatttataagtatttaatcattattattgaattattgttatttgaggggctttctaagcaaatatttatatatgtgatcaattgcgattaattaattggcataccatgtaattaattctattaaaaatgttaatcgattgacagccctaatatatatatatatatatatatatatatatatatatatatatatatatatatatatatatatatatatatatactgaatatattatttaaattttttgtagaaattgccatgtttttcaaaaatgtatgaaaccaacatggacacataCAATACATTGttacaaacttttttaaactagatttttaaatgatttctcatttttgtcatcggacaaccttatttgtcaactaATGGTTACCattttcatgtaccatggtatttacataatGCTCCAAGAATTCCATTTCAAAGAATTCCATGATATTGTCATGGTACATGTAATTCCATGATAATTTTTGGTAAAGTTTTGTTAGTGTCTCACCGTGGCAATGCTAAAGATGCTCTCAGGGGTGGTGTTGTTGGCAAGCATGGTCACCCAACCAAAGTCAGAGGCCATGCTGCTGAGCCAGTTGACAGTGTCATCAGTATGACGTCGCACAATGCCAAGCACCTCCTCATACTGCTGCTTGGAGACCTCCAAAAGCTGAGAGGCCTCGTCTAGCTCCACATGCAGCTCCTTTACATTTTGGCATTCTAGtactcccccccaaaaaaaaaacacaaataagctCTACGTTTTTAATTatagggataaaaaaaaagaaaattctgtcatcaccctcatgttgttccaaacctgtatgactttcttcttccaaAATAGTatattagtctcagtcatcatttactttcattacatctttttcccatgcaataaaagtgaatggagactgagatgATCTACCTAAcgtccttttgtgttcagtgaaGAATGtaagtcgtacaggtttggaacaacatgagggtgagtaaatgacaacagaattttcattttgtttgcactatccctttaacaataagactggtcagtttttttttttgttttttttttacttagcaATGTTAGTGTTTTTGTTACCAGTAAACAAGGTTCCCTGGCAGGCCTCACACTTGCTCTGCAGCTGCCAGCACTCTGAGGACTGCCTGCGTAGATCTCTGCACAGTCTTTTGTTATGCAGGAACTGAGGGAAGACTTTCTTCTCTAggataaatacacaaatacataaaaaGAAAGTTAGCTCTTAAACTCCATACATGCTTATTATTGCATTAGCATAGGTATTTGGATAAAgcacctctctctttctctgtctccttCACAGTTTCATGTAGGTCACTGAATACTTGTGTGATCACTGCCCCAAACTCCTCCAGCACACTTCTGCCAAAGTCAAAGAAGGACTCCATCACATCATCCAGGCCCACTCCCTGTAGGAAGGAAGAATCTAGAGCCTCGTTTGCAGGCTTGATCCCCAGATCGCTCTCCCGGCTCTCCTGGAACTCAGGGCTGAAGGCTTTGCGCAGAGCCTGGTCCAGCTCATGGTGGAAATGGGAGACCAGCACCATGCTGCGATTGACCAGGGTCCCAACCTTAGTGAGCAGGTTGCTGAAGGAGTCCTCGATTCTCACCACTTCCAGGTCAGGGATCTCCGCACTCTGGTTCAATGCTATCTCATCCTGAGGATCACTAGGGCCAAAGCGAGAGCTCAGTCTTTGGAAGAAGTTCTGTAACTGTGGAGAAGAGAAATGTAATATAGTAtaatagtagcctatattaagTTAATTCCTTTGTATCACACTTTCTACAATAGATACAAAAAATGTAAGCACAGAAAAAATATGGAGCCATTTTGTTTCTGCTCACAGTATGACACAGTATTTTGAAAGAAGTTTGTGTTCAGTTTAAATGGTACAGGTGAATAAAGATTCTGTACTTTATTAGTGAAGATGGCAAAGCCACTGCGGCAGGTGTTGGTATAGAAGCTCTTACAGGTGTCCTCTAGACAAGGTCGACATTCCTCCCAGGAGGATTTCAGAGACTCCTTACACAGCTGTTCAGCTTCATTCAGCTTTTTTACTACCTCCTGGGCTATCTCTGCTGCCCCCTAGTGGTAAGAGAAGAtattagatagatggatggatggatgatatctcataataataatacattttcaaagatgATGTGAACATAATATTGTCCTCTCtccatttaataattatttgtcaCATTACTGAACTGACTCTTGCATGTGACCACAAACCTTCTTCTTCTCTCCACTCTGCCTGAGGGACTTCATGAGATTTGTGTGCTTCTCCTCATTTTTGG contains the following coding sequences:
- the LOC127442000 gene encoding clusterin-like protein 1 isoform X2; protein product: MRLLILSLIILASLGAFHCTPDTTLPMVSADTLKRLSMEGEKLVDQEVSKALYGIKQMKEIMAKNEEKHTNLMKSLRQSGEKKKGAAEIAQEVVKKLNEAEQLCKESLKSSWEECRPCLEDTCKSFYTNTCRSGFAIFTNKLQNFFQRLSSRFGPSDPQDEIALNQSAEIPDLEVVRIEDSFSNLLTKVGTLVNRSMVLVSHFHHELDQALRKAFSPEFQESRESDLGIKPANEALDSSFLQGVGLDDVMESFFDFGRSVLEEFGAVITQVFSDLHETVKETEKEREKKVFPQFLHNKRLCRDLRRQSSECWQLQSKCEACQGTLFTECQNVKELHVELDEASQLLEVSKQQYEEVLGIVRRHTDDTVNWLSSMASDFGWVTMLANNTTPESIFSIATMVAQPEEGDNTPSADTKVEVDILNSPTLTLTVPASLKLQDPAFIQYVAQEALGMYKQMARHDDV
- the LOC127442000 gene encoding clusterin-like protein 1 isoform X1; translation: MRLLILSLIILASLGAFHCTPDTTLPMVSADTLKRLSMEGEKLVDQEVSKALYGIKQMKEIMAKNEEKHTNLMKSLRQSGEKKKGAAEIAQEVVKKLNEAEQLCKESLKSSWEECRPCLEDTCKSFYTNTCRSGFAIFTNKLQNFFQRLSSRFGPSDPQDEIALNQSAEIPDLEVVRIEDSFSNLLTKVGTLVNRSMVLVSHFHHELDQALRKAFSPEFQESRESDLGIKPANEALDSSFLQGVGLDDVMESFFDFGRSVLEEFGAVITQVFSDLHETVKETEKEREKKVFPQFLHNKRLCRDLRRQSSECWQLQSKCEACQGTLFTVLECQNVKELHVELDEASQLLEVSKQQYEEVLGIVRRHTDDTVNWLSSMASDFGWVTMLANNTTPESIFSIATMVAQPEEGDNTPSADTKVEVDILNSPTLTLTVPASLKLQDPAFIQYVAQEALGMYKQMARHDDV